A genomic region of Mesorhizobium sp. NZP2077 contains the following coding sequences:
- a CDS encoding glutathione S-transferase family protein, translated as MKLFFSRNPNPRLAVAVARHLKAEVTFEFASPFAPGQAERFRPLNPNLSLPILAWPGGSLWEADAIACRLSRGARSDFWRTGDDEPEMIRWLSWGKENFARACDMVHFERGTKQRYHLGSIDHQLVEEGLTLFHKTAAILEAELGNRQWLVGSSVSYADFRMATFLAFNEVGGLPLGDYPGLAGWYRRLEAIDAWRDPFEGLDAPELPPVKST; from the coding sequence ATGAAACTGTTCTTCAGCCGCAATCCCAATCCGCGCCTGGCGGTCGCGGTGGCGCGACATCTCAAGGCCGAGGTGACCTTCGAATTCGCGTCACCGTTCGCGCCGGGGCAAGCGGAGCGATTCCGGCCGCTCAATCCCAACCTTTCCCTGCCCATACTGGCGTGGCCGGGCGGCAGTCTTTGGGAAGCGGACGCCATAGCCTGCCGGCTGTCGCGCGGGGCGCGTTCCGATTTCTGGCGCACCGGTGATGACGAGCCCGAGATGATCCGCTGGCTGAGCTGGGGCAAGGAGAATTTTGCGCGGGCCTGCGACATGGTGCATTTCGAGCGTGGCACCAAGCAGCGCTATCATCTAGGCTCGATCGATCACCAACTGGTCGAGGAGGGGCTGACATTGTTTCACAAGACGGCTGCGATCCTTGAGGCAGAGCTTGGCAACCGGCAATGGCTGGTGGGGAGTTCGGTTTCCTATGCCGATTTCCGCATGGCGACCTTCCTGGCCTTCAACGAAGTCGGCGGCCTGCCGCTTGGCGACTATCCCGGGCTTGCCGGCTGGTATCGCCGGCTCGAAGCCATCGACGCCTGGCGCGACCCTTTCGAGGGGCTGGATGCGCCCGAACTGCCGCCGGTGAAATCCACCTGA
- a CDS encoding caspase family protein, which translates to MAGWHRFAFCAAWLLLALQAFVLAWPARADDVRPLRGVALVIGESQYRSLPALPNPANDARAVAQLLTSLGFEVSSIPDGDGPRLARGLKHFVEDAAGADVALLYYSGHGIEAGGENYLVPVEADASSLADPANRLVPVSALLAELKARVPVAIVLLDACRSNPFPLDATLAAPSGPAPVAAAGLDLARGAAPLADASGAPQSLGEVIGFAAEPGHAALDGEPGGNSPYAAALLKHLAAGGFAFGDVMTMVAEEVYVKTGGRQLPWTNASLRRLLYFGQAPEETGSDEASIRSARRKLLLTIAATPAGQRSMVETVAAQNEVPLDQLYGMLGALQVDTSAGPADLQAQLAAGAQKLREILNRHDTETRQDPELIRLSGLADRAQSEGAINLALTFRARASARAEEISKELDEAEADIRQRRLELAGTFADHARTAILNFDYRTAAERYEDAFRQTERWDPKAAFLYKVFEADALTDQGMVKGENAALQQAVDVYEAAKLLPGVTVFGGPAGVAINEGITLTALAERENGTARVEQAIGVYEDALKVFTRKRNPQEWATVQINLGNAYDLMAQRAGGMAYYNKAIEAFRQALKVYRKEIDPDAWAGLQNNIGNELSAMGDAGNAKKNLSQAIEAFHGALTVWTREKVPVQWAMAEANLAVSMRQLGDLQDGTEMLEASVAAFEDVLEVRTRDKQPVDWASTENNLGAALLALGQRGKGSDYFRQSIDTFDKAHEVITRARDPFTWATITYNIGRAYRFMGDAEDSVPLYRKALEQMDLALTELKRDKSPVIWGKTHSVRGEILLAIGTRTHDKASLLAARDAFIAARDIFREQQYSSGFEGFYEKELGLVEQQLAQAK; encoded by the coding sequence ATGGCGGGTTGGCATCGCTTTGCTTTTTGCGCTGCATGGCTGCTGCTGGCGCTGCAGGCTTTCGTGCTGGCATGGCCGGCACGGGCCGATGACGTCAGGCCGTTGCGCGGCGTGGCACTGGTCATCGGTGAATCGCAATACCGTTCCCTGCCCGCGCTTCCCAACCCGGCCAACGATGCGCGCGCCGTCGCCCAGCTTTTGACCAGCCTAGGCTTCGAGGTCAGCTCCATTCCCGATGGCGATGGGCCTCGCCTGGCGCGCGGCCTCAAGCATTTCGTCGAGGACGCGGCCGGCGCCGATGTCGCCCTGCTCTACTATTCCGGCCACGGCATCGAGGCCGGCGGCGAGAATTACCTGGTGCCGGTCGAGGCGGACGCCTCCTCGCTTGCCGATCCGGCGAATCGGCTGGTGCCGGTCTCCGCTCTGTTGGCTGAACTCAAAGCCAGAGTGCCGGTGGCGATCGTGCTGCTCGACGCCTGCCGCTCCAACCCGTTTCCGCTGGACGCGACGCTAGCCGCCCCGTCCGGGCCGGCGCCGGTCGCCGCCGCCGGGCTCGATCTCGCTCGGGGTGCGGCTCCCCTTGCGGATGCATCCGGCGCGCCGCAGAGCTTGGGCGAGGTCATCGGCTTTGCCGCCGAGCCCGGCCATGCGGCGCTCGACGGGGAGCCCGGCGGCAACAGCCCCTATGCCGCCGCCCTTTTGAAACATCTCGCTGCCGGCGGCTTCGCCTTCGGCGATGTCATGACCATGGTTGCCGAGGAGGTCTATGTGAAGACCGGCGGCCGGCAATTGCCCTGGACGAACGCCAGCTTGCGGCGCCTGCTCTATTTCGGCCAGGCGCCGGAGGAAACCGGCAGCGACGAGGCCTCGATCCGTTCCGCGCGGCGCAAGCTCCTGCTGACCATCGCCGCGACACCGGCCGGGCAGCGCTCGATGGTCGAGACCGTGGCGGCGCAGAACGAGGTGCCACTCGACCAGCTCTACGGCATGCTCGGCGCCTTGCAGGTCGACACATCGGCCGGACCCGCCGATTTGCAGGCGCAGCTCGCGGCGGGTGCACAGAAGCTGCGCGAGATCCTCAACCGCCACGACACCGAAACCCGGCAGGATCCGGAATTGATTCGGCTTTCCGGCCTTGCCGACCGCGCGCAATCGGAAGGCGCGATCAATTTGGCGCTGACCTTCCGCGCCAGGGCCAGCGCCCGTGCCGAGGAGATCAGCAAAGAGCTCGACGAGGCCGAGGCTGATATCAGGCAGAGGCGGCTGGAATTGGCTGGCACTTTCGCCGACCATGCCCGCACCGCGATCCTCAACTTCGACTATCGCACCGCCGCCGAGCGTTACGAGGACGCCTTCCGCCAGACCGAGCGCTGGGACCCGAAGGCCGCCTTCCTCTACAAGGTCTTCGAGGCCGATGCATTGACCGACCAGGGCATGGTCAAGGGCGAGAACGCGGCACTTCAGCAGGCCGTCGATGTCTACGAAGCGGCAAAGCTTCTGCCCGGCGTCACTGTTTTCGGCGGCCCCGCCGGCGTCGCCATCAACGAAGGCATCACGCTGACGGCACTGGCCGAGCGCGAGAACGGCACCGCGCGCGTCGAGCAGGCAATCGGCGTCTATGAAGATGCGCTCAAGGTCTTCACCCGCAAGCGCAATCCGCAGGAATGGGCAACGGTGCAGATCAATCTCGGCAACGCCTACGATCTGATGGCCCAGCGCGCCGGTGGTATGGCCTACTACAACAAGGCCATAGAGGCGTTTCGGCAGGCCCTGAAAGTCTACAGGAAAGAGATCGACCCCGACGCCTGGGCGGGGCTGCAGAACAACATCGGCAACGAACTCTCCGCCATGGGGGATGCAGGCAATGCGAAGAAGAACCTGAGCCAGGCGATCGAAGCGTTCCATGGCGCGCTGACCGTCTGGACGCGCGAGAAGGTGCCGGTGCAATGGGCGATGGCCGAGGCCAATCTCGCCGTTTCGATGCGCCAGCTCGGCGATCTGCAGGATGGCACCGAGATGCTCGAGGCGTCGGTCGCGGCGTTCGAAGATGTGCTCGAAGTCCGCACGCGCGACAAGCAGCCCGTCGATTGGGCATCGACCGAAAACAACCTTGGTGCTGCTCTGTTGGCGCTTGGCCAGCGCGGAAAGGGCTCGGACTATTTCAGACAGTCGATTGACACGTTCGACAAGGCGCATGAGGTGATCACCCGGGCGCGCGATCCCTTCACCTGGGCGACCATCACCTACAATATCGGCCGCGCCTATCGCTTCATGGGAGACGCCGAAGACAGTGTGCCGCTCTACCGCAAGGCGCTGGAGCAGATGGACCTGGCGCTCACCGAACTGAAGCGCGACAAATCGCCGGTCATCTGGGGCAAGACCCATTCTGTGCGCGGCGAAATCCTGCTCGCCATCGGCACCAGGACCCACGACAAGGCCAGCCTTCTGGCCGCCCGCGACGCCTTCATCGCTGCCCGCGACATCTTTCGCGAGCAGCAATATTCCTCAGGCTTCGAAGGGTTCTACGAGAAGGAACTCGGCCTGGTGGAACAACAGCTAGCGCAGGCGAAGTAA
- a CDS encoding ATP-binding protein, with product MTVAIEMGHTNAGAPANLDLEELLATRLLVQGNSGSGKSHLLRRLLEQSAPWVQQTIIDPEGDFVSLGERYGHLVIDAEEHTERGLQAAGERARIHRVSTVLNLEGLDAENQMRRAAAFLGGLFEVARDHWYPMLVVVDEAQLFAPAVAGEVSDEARKLSLGAMTNLMCRGRKRGLAGIIATQRLAKLAKNVAAEASNFLMGRTFLDIDMARAADLLGMERRQAEAFRDLERGQFMALGPALSRRPLGLRIGPTDTSPRNGTPRLMAMPEAALEDARAIILAAPPPETMRAPRRVASPDLLDQLMAAKSAALEIRPEPAEPQISAEDLAERRERVDRVLRAILAQPDAGFRVIGVLYQEFVVRCRIEGLASVVPDLPEFRRMLTRARAGLGSDMAAGDDAWRDVSVRASLLPDDMQGVFMMIARAAKEGWPCPSDAAIARAYGSHSLRRARRLLTYIEEQGLIVCQLDGTGKRTVTLVELAWATAPGDPNAEEVEQGSLAL from the coding sequence ATGACCGTTGCGATCGAGATGGGACACACCAATGCGGGCGCCCCAGCGAACCTTGATCTCGAGGAGCTGCTGGCGACCCGCCTTCTTGTGCAGGGCAATTCGGGCTCCGGCAAGTCGCATCTGTTGCGCCGGCTGCTCGAGCAGAGCGCACCCTGGGTGCAGCAGACCATCATCGATCCCGAAGGCGACTTCGTCTCGCTGGGCGAGCGCTACGGCCATCTGGTGATCGACGCCGAGGAGCATACCGAGCGCGGCCTGCAGGCGGCCGGCGAGCGGGCACGCATCCACCGCGTCTCCACCGTGCTCAATCTCGAAGGGCTCGACGCGGAGAACCAGATGCGGCGCGCCGCCGCCTTCCTCGGCGGCCTGTTCGAGGTTGCCCGCGACCACTGGTACCCGATGCTGGTGGTGGTGGACGAGGCGCAGCTGTTCGCGCCGGCTGTGGCCGGCGAGGTTTCCGACGAAGCGCGAAAACTCTCGCTGGGGGCCATGACCAACCTGATGTGCCGTGGCCGCAAGCGCGGGCTTGCCGGCATTATTGCCACGCAGCGGCTGGCCAAGCTCGCCAAGAACGTCGCGGCGGAAGCCTCCAATTTCCTCATGGGCCGTACCTTCCTCGACATCGACATGGCGCGCGCCGCTGATCTGCTCGGCATGGAGCGGCGCCAGGCGGAGGCTTTTCGCGACCTGGAGCGCGGGCAGTTCATGGCGCTCGGCCCCGCGCTGTCGCGCCGGCCGCTCGGCTTGCGCATCGGCCCGACCGATACAAGCCCGCGCAACGGCACGCCACGGCTGATGGCCATGCCGGAGGCAGCCCTCGAGGACGCCCGCGCCATCATCCTGGCGGCACCCCCGCCCGAGACGATGCGCGCGCCGCGCCGCGTGGCGTCACCAGACCTGCTCGACCAGTTGATGGCGGCGAAGTCGGCGGCGCTGGAAATCCGCCCCGAACCGGCGGAGCCGCAAATCAGCGCCGAGGACCTGGCGGAGCGGCGCGAGCGGGTGGACCGCGTGCTGCGCGCCATTCTGGCGCAGCCCGATGCAGGGTTTCGGGTGATCGGCGTGCTCTACCAGGAATTCGTGGTGCGCTGCCGCATAGAGGGCCTCGCCTCTGTCGTGCCTGACTTACCGGAGTTCCGCCGCATGCTGACGCGCGCCCGCGCGGGCCTCGGCTCCGACATGGCAGCGGGAGACGACGCCTGGCGGGACGTTTCCGTCCGCGCGTCGTTGCTGCCCGACGACATGCAGGGCGTGTTTATGATGATCGCGCGAGCGGCCAAGGAGGGCTGGCCTTGCCCGAGCGACGCCGCGATCGCGCGCGCCTATGGTTCGCACTCGCTGCGCCGCGCCCGGCGTCTCCTGACCTATATCGAGGAGCAAGGCCTGATTGTCTGCCAGCTCGACGGCACGGGAAAGCGCACCGTGACGCTGGTCGAACTGGCCTGGGCCACGGCCCCCGGCGACCCCAACGCCGAGGAGGTGGAGCAGGGGAGCCTGGCGCTGTGA
- a CDS encoding MucR family transcriptional regulator, with protein sequence MDPVISITADIVSSYVSNNPIPAAELPDFIGKIHASIRNISDGVADGGPDEIRYAVPVKKSVTPDFIICLEDGKRFKSLKRHIETNYGLTPDQYRKKWNLPSSYPMVAPNYSATRSKLAKSMGLGRKQK encoded by the coding sequence ATCGATCCGGTTATTTCCATAACCGCCGACATTGTCTCGTCCTATGTCTCGAACAATCCCATTCCCGCCGCCGAGCTTCCCGACTTCATCGGAAAAATACACGCATCGATCCGGAATATTTCGGATGGCGTTGCCGATGGCGGGCCTGACGAGATCAGATATGCCGTCCCCGTGAAAAAATCCGTCACGCCGGATTTCATCATCTGCCTGGAGGACGGCAAGCGTTTCAAATCGCTGAAGCGGCATATCGAGACGAACTATGGCCTGACGCCGGACCAGTATCGAAAGAAGTGGAACCTGCCTTCCAGCTACCCGATGGTGGCGCCAAACTATTCCGCAACGCGCTCGAAACTCGCCAAATCCATGGGGCTGGGCCGAAAACAGAAATAG
- a CDS encoding DUF6502 family protein, with translation MSKSAGQYLDAAGVQGALNRVLRPLVRLAIKCGVTFPAFVDLLRQLYVNVAEHEFALPDKQQTDSRVSLLTGVHRKEVSRLRGAGAPVRVVPDSVSRTSAIVARWLADPLFVDAKGVPLPLARTSEAGEPSFAGLVESVTRDLRPRAVLDDWLDRELVEIDGKDRIVLMEGAMVPRGDGEVRLYYFARNLGDHAAASVENVLADAPPFLERAVHYDGLSEELARSLEAYSREIAVETLLRLNKYANQAIQNDPGGNSRWNWGVYILTADGTSLVAEESPEIKDAGGETA, from the coding sequence ATGAGCAAATCGGCGGGACAATATCTGGATGCCGCAGGCGTCCAGGGCGCGTTGAACCGGGTTCTTCGCCCGCTGGTGCGGCTCGCCATCAAGTGCGGGGTGACCTTTCCGGCCTTCGTCGATCTGTTGCGCCAACTCTACGTCAATGTGGCCGAGCATGAATTCGCCTTGCCCGACAAGCAGCAGACCGACTCCAGGGTCAGCCTGCTGACGGGCGTCCACAGGAAGGAAGTCAGCCGGCTGAGAGGGGCGGGCGCGCCGGTGCGGGTGGTGCCCGATTCCGTGTCCCGGACGAGCGCCATCGTCGCGCGCTGGCTGGCCGATCCGCTGTTCGTCGACGCCAAGGGCGTGCCGTTGCCGCTGGCGCGGACGAGCGAGGCGGGAGAGCCGTCCTTTGCCGGCCTGGTGGAATCGGTTACCCGCGATCTCAGGCCGCGCGCCGTTCTCGACGACTGGCTCGACCGAGAGCTGGTCGAAATCGACGGCAAGGATCGCATCGTCCTGATGGAAGGGGCGATGGTGCCGCGCGGCGACGGCGAGGTCCGGCTTTACTACTTTGCCCGCAATCTCGGGGATCATGCGGCCGCCTCGGTCGAGAACGTTCTGGCTGACGCTCCGCCCTTCCTCGAGCGCGCCGTCCATTATGACGGGCTGTCGGAAGAGCTTGCCCGGTCGCTCGAGGCCTACAGCCGCGAGATCGCGGTCGAAACGCTGCTGCGCCTCAACAAATACGCAAACCAGGCCATTCAAAACGACCCGGGCGGGAACAGCCGCTGGAACTGGGGCGTCTATATCCTCACCGCCGACGGCACGTCGCTGGTTGCCGAGGAATCGCCTGAGATCAAGGATGCCGGCGGAGAGACGGCATGA
- a CDS encoding DUF5666 domain-containing protein produces MSGRPTRRGFLTLAATVPAVFFSLLARATEQPKDQGVGGTGWTAGTEGDQGIGGTGIVGTIQRFGSIFVNGVRVQYQPDVPVWVDGVRVASNRLKVGHVVRVAVVQKTDRVMTSAIHVTSEVVGPVERKTAGSMRVLGQQVDISQLAEASTVGVGDIVAVHGIRRPDGKIVASLVEARPDETHYLVRGLAVVRSGALLVGRLKIGQGSSPLANRRVQLTLAKATDGYKIVHLEAEAPVPQAHVADVLYETFLQRRGHRLESGLGIAVDNQNGDVTSTAAVRAFIEVGFDRAGNVLSASRGHNAGGPSPNQPGMPPGPPPGGPTGPGGPTGPGGPTGPGGPGGAGGPGGPGGPGAP; encoded by the coding sequence ATGAGCGGCAGGCCGACGAGACGGGGTTTCCTGACGCTCGCAGCCACCGTGCCGGCGGTGTTCTTCAGCCTGCTCGCGCGGGCGACCGAACAGCCGAAAGACCAGGGCGTTGGCGGCACCGGCTGGACAGCGGGGACCGAGGGCGACCAGGGCATCGGCGGCACCGGCATCGTCGGCACGATCCAGCGCTTCGGCAGCATTTTCGTCAACGGCGTACGGGTTCAGTACCAGCCTGACGTGCCGGTCTGGGTCGACGGCGTCCGTGTCGCCTCGAACAGGCTGAAGGTCGGGCATGTCGTTCGCGTCGCGGTGGTCCAAAAGACCGACCGCGTGATGACCTCCGCCATCCATGTTACCAGCGAGGTTGTGGGACCGGTCGAGCGCAAGACCGCCGGCTCGATGCGGGTGCTGGGACAGCAGGTCGACATCAGCCAGCTTGCGGAGGCATCGACGGTCGGGGTGGGCGATATCGTCGCCGTCCACGGCATTCGCCGGCCCGACGGGAAAATCGTTGCCAGCCTGGTGGAGGCCAGGCCGGATGAAACGCATTATCTGGTTCGCGGCCTGGCGGTGGTGCGGTCGGGCGCGTTGCTGGTCGGGCGGCTGAAGATCGGACAGGGATCATCGCCGCTGGCAAATCGACGCGTGCAACTGACCCTCGCCAAGGCCACGGACGGATACAAGATCGTGCATCTGGAAGCGGAAGCACCGGTGCCGCAGGCCCATGTCGCCGATGTTCTCTACGAGACGTTCCTGCAGCGCCGCGGACATCGGCTGGAATCGGGTCTGGGCATCGCCGTCGACAATCAGAACGGCGATGTGACATCGACGGCTGCCGTCCGGGCGTTTATCGAGGTCGGGTTCGATCGCGCGGGCAATGTCCTTTCGGCGTCGCGTGGGCACAATGCCGGCGGGCCGTCACCGAACCAGCCCGGCATGCCGCCGGGTCCGCCTCCCGGCGGACCGACCGGGCCGGGGGGACCGACCGGGCCGGGGGGACCGACTGGACCGGGCGGACCTGGGGGGGCCGGGGGACCAGGCGGCCCTGGTGGGCCGGGCGCGCCTTAG
- a CDS encoding glycosyltransferase — translation MKKLYNDPSLPFRWGPHPPVGIPRVETALIRQALRWKGSPVGFFIVDAWGHGQRLDETELRYLRRLVDGDLLQPIGSEGSSYLARLWKVLSIMRAAPFAAGREFDRVAAIFLSGSDKRRGVKFQLSKTAIRLFKIVKSALRPSRLDSGDPLKDENAICFLSSASVHELASGKFARRKAKSGIFTLMHDLIPIDFPQFVGPHHARGFVRNTAWQLDNVQLLVCVSKYTADRVKCHAKASGIGRVPRVAVASPGAFLREGVSDREMSTERQNRNRRFVLYCSTIEIRKNHILLLKVWQRLLPLLGERLPTLVLCGRWGWMYEELTAFMAEHPELAEHVQFRSNLSDRELAELYRDAEFSVYPSAVEGWGLGAAECLDFGLPVLISDAPSLTEATQGLMPTIPAHDVEGWCAAVAKACTDPVWLAELRHTIATRYRPIREREFFATIVDHVAAIDAVAEADAETDPVAEIAFDDFAPRIYGPAAAGQVRQPSALAADQPAFRGA, via the coding sequence TTGAAAAAACTGTATAATGATCCCTCCCTGCCGTTTCGCTGGGGGCCGCATCCGCCAGTGGGTATCCCGCGCGTCGAAACGGCGCTCATCCGTCAGGCGCTGCGATGGAAGGGTTCGCCGGTCGGCTTCTTCATCGTCGACGCCTGGGGGCACGGTCAAAGGCTCGATGAAACGGAACTTCGCTATCTCCGTCGGCTGGTCGACGGCGACCTGCTGCAACCGATTGGCAGCGAGGGAAGCTCGTATCTGGCGCGGCTGTGGAAAGTGCTGTCGATCATGCGGGCGGCGCCCTTCGCCGCCGGACGCGAGTTCGATCGCGTGGCGGCGATCTTCCTCTCGGGGTCCGATAAGAGACGCGGGGTCAAGTTTCAGCTGTCGAAAACGGCGATCCGGCTGTTCAAGATCGTGAAGTCGGCGCTGCGCCCAAGCAGGCTCGATAGCGGCGATCCGTTGAAAGACGAAAACGCCATCTGCTTTCTGTCCAGCGCCAGCGTCCACGAACTGGCCTCGGGCAAGTTCGCGAGGAGAAAAGCAAAAAGCGGCATCTTCACCCTGATGCACGACCTCATTCCGATCGATTTTCCGCAATTCGTCGGTCCGCATCACGCGCGCGGTTTCGTGCGCAACACGGCATGGCAGCTGGACAATGTGCAGCTGCTGGTCTGCGTGTCGAAATACACCGCCGACAGGGTGAAATGCCATGCCAAGGCCTCCGGCATTGGCCGGGTCCCGCGGGTCGCGGTTGCATCGCCCGGCGCGTTCCTGAGGGAAGGCGTCAGCGACCGGGAAATGTCCACTGAGCGGCAAAACCGGAACCGCAGATTCGTCCTCTACTGCTCGACGATCGAGATCCGCAAAAACCACATCCTGCTGCTCAAGGTCTGGCAGCGGCTCTTGCCGCTGCTAGGAGAGCGGCTGCCGACGCTCGTGCTGTGCGGCCGCTGGGGCTGGATGTATGAGGAACTCACCGCCTTCATGGCTGAGCATCCCGAACTTGCCGAGCATGTCCAGTTTCGCTCCAACCTCAGCGACCGGGAGCTGGCGGAACTCTACCGGGACGCCGAATTCAGCGTCTACCCCTCAGCGGTCGAAGGCTGGGGGCTGGGCGCCGCCGAGTGCCTCGATTTCGGACTGCCGGTGCTGATTTCGGACGCGCCTTCGCTGACGGAGGCGACGCAAGGGCTGATGCCGACCATTCCCGCGCACGACGTCGAAGGCTGGTGTGCCGCGGTCGCCAAGGCCTGCACCGATCCGGTCTGGCTGGCGGAATTGCGCCACACGATCGCGACGCGCTACCGCCCGATCCGCGAGCGAGAATTTTTCGCGACCATTGTCGACCACGTCGCGGCAATCGACGCTGTCGCGGAAGCCGACGCTGAGACCGACCCTGTCGCTGAGATCGCCTTCGACGATTTCGCGCCGAGGATTTACGGGCCGGCGGCGGCAGGGCAGGTCAGGCAGCCCAGCGCATTGGCCGCCGACCAACCGGCATTTCGTGGGGCGTGA
- a CDS encoding class I SAM-dependent methyltransferase: MCQTCLSWYARCVAPYFVHVGCSAGAFTHMRRRVIPRAKGVVVEVGFGSGLNLPYYDAARVERLIGVDPDGTMLGLAAPKSSASPFPVECIRAGGESLPLADGFADTVVVTYAFCTIPDPEAALGEIRRILKPTGGLIFIEHGQAEGPRCRRWQQRLNRLWGSIAGGCHLNRDPLRLIGGAGFRLIEVQHGRFPLPLWQLGSHHAGIAAAG; this comes from the coding sequence ATGTGCCAGACCTGCCTCTCCTGGTATGCGCGCTGCGTTGCCCCCTATTTCGTCCACGTCGGCTGTTCGGCCGGAGCTTTCACGCATATGCGCAGGCGCGTCATCCCGAGGGCCAAAGGTGTCGTCGTCGAAGTCGGCTTCGGCTCCGGCCTCAACCTGCCCTATTACGATGCCGCCAGGGTGGAGCGGCTGATCGGCGTCGACCCAGACGGCACCATGCTTGGCCTCGCCGCACCGAAGAGCAGCGCCTCGCCCTTCCCGGTCGAATGCATCCGCGCCGGCGGCGAAAGCTTGCCTTTGGCCGATGGCTTCGCCGACACGGTGGTCGTCACCTATGCCTTCTGCACCATTCCCGACCCCGAGGCCGCGCTCGGCGAAATCCGCCGCATCCTGAAGCCGACGGGCGGGCTGATCTTTATCGAGCACGGCCAGGCCGAGGGGCCGCGCTGCCGCCGGTGGCAGCAGCGCCTGAACCGGCTGTGGGGATCGATCGCCGGCGGCTGCCACCTCAACCGGGATCCGCTGCGCCTGATCGGCGGGGCGGGTTTTCGACTTATCGAAGTGCAGCACGGGCGCTTCCCACTGCCCCTCTGGCAATTGGGCAGCCACCACGCCGGCATCGCGGCGGCAGGCTGA
- a CDS encoding alpha/beta fold hydrolase, whose product MIQLRLLGFPEFRLNGRSVELALRKAAALVIYLAEAGGPVAREVAATLLWPEADAEAARARLRRTLYKIRIAFGEEVIAASAASLSLRPGVSIEADSRAFDHACDAGLLDDAAGLYAGDYLAGFSLPDCPEFEEWVFFRREALRSRLVQTLERLVEAKIGRGDARGAVLHATRLAALDPLSESAHRHLIRAHLAAGDRAAAERQGEICTRLLRDELGVAPDPATLALLRASDAEVPRTRYVAVDGIHIAYQTIGSGPADIVLVPGFISHVERIWEDRSCRAWLNSVSRLGRLILFDRRGMGLSDRVGARPTVEATARDILAVMDAAGSRRAVLVGASEGGPGCIRFAVDHPDRLIGLVLWGSLAKGSRTPDYPFALTSAQYDLWQQRLLAGWGGPAEIETFAPSVAADRQARAWWAGLLRAAPRPGAVAGLLQALRDTDVRPLLSKVSAKTLVLHRRGDRAVRIEAGRYLAAKIPGARFVEVEGGGPLVLGGGAGGAAGGIGGMTSGR is encoded by the coding sequence TTGATACAACTCCGACTTCTGGGTTTTCCGGAGTTCCGGCTGAACGGACGGTCGGTGGAGCTCGCCTTGCGCAAGGCGGCGGCGCTGGTCATCTATCTCGCCGAGGCCGGCGGGCCAGTGGCGCGCGAGGTCGCCGCCACGCTGCTGTGGCCCGAAGCCGACGCGGAAGCCGCCCGCGCCCGCCTGCGGCGTACGCTCTACAAGATCCGCATTGCGTTCGGCGAGGAAGTCATTGCAGCCAGCGCGGCATCGCTCAGCCTGCGCCCGGGGGTCTCCATCGAGGCCGACTCGCGCGCCTTCGACCACGCCTGCGACGCCGGTCTTCTCGACGATGCCGCCGGCCTCTACGCCGGCGACTATCTCGCCGGTTTCTCGCTGCCGGATTGTCCGGAATTCGAGGAATGGGTGTTCTTCCGCCGCGAGGCCTTGCGCAGCCGGCTGGTGCAGACGCTGGAGCGGCTGGTCGAAGCCAAGATCGGCCGGGGCGATGCGCGCGGCGCTGTGCTGCACGCCACCCGCCTTGCCGCCCTCGATCCCTTGAGCGAAAGCGCGCACCGCCACCTGATCCGCGCCCATCTGGCGGCCGGCGACCGGGCGGCGGCCGAGCGCCAGGGCGAGATCTGCACGCGGCTGCTGCGCGACGAACTCGGCGTGGCGCCGGACCCCGCCACGCTCGCTTTGCTGCGCGCGAGCGATGCCGAGGTGCCGAGAACCCGTTATGTCGCGGTGGACGGCATCCATATCGCCTACCAGACCATCGGCAGCGGCCCGGCCGATATCGTGCTGGTGCCCGGCTTCATCTCGCATGTCGAGCGCATCTGGGAAGACCGGAGCTGCCGCGCCTGGCTCAATTCAGTATCTCGGCTCGGCCGGCTGATTCTGTTCGACCGGCGCGGCATGGGTCTGTCCGACCGCGTCGGCGCCCGCCCGACAGTCGAAGCCACCGCGCGCGACATTCTGGCGGTGATGGATGCCGCCGGCAGCCGCCGCGCCGTGCTGGTCGGCGCCTCGGAGGGTGGGCCGGGCTGCATCCGCTTTGCCGTCGACCACCCTGACCGGCTGATCGGCCTGGTTCTCTGGGGCTCGCTCGCCAAGGGCAGTCGCACGCCGGACTATCCCTTCGCGCTGACATCGGCGCAATACGACCTCTGGCAGCAGCGCCTGCTCGCCGGCTGGGGCGGCCCGGCCGAAATCGAAACTTTTGCGCCCAGCGTCGCCGCCGACCGCCAGGCGCGCGCCTGGTGGGCCGGCCTGCTCCGGGCCGCCCCCCGCCCCGGCGCGGTCGCCGGCCTGCTGCAGGCACTGCGTGACACCGATGTCCGGCCGCTGCTGTCAAAGGTCTCGGCCAAGACGCTGGTCCTGCACCGCAGGGGTGACCGGGCCGTGCGGATCGAGGCCGGGCGGTATCTGGCCGCGAAGATTCCTGGGGCTCGGTTTGTCGAGGTGGAGGGGGGAGGACCACTGGTTCTGGGTGGGGGAGCAGGGGGTGCTGCTGGAGGGATTGGGGGGATGACGAGCGGACGGTGA